Proteins encoded together in one Nostoc sp. PCC 7524 window:
- a CDS encoding potassium channel family protein, with the protein MNLASLGFFRSLRRDNHQFAVIGLGRFGRSVCSTLHKFGYQVLATDIDEKRVAAALTEEIVGHALQLDSTEPAALKEAGIYEFDTVIIAIGNYVQESIITTLNVKEGGVPHVVAKASSEVHHKLLKRVGADHVVFPEYEAGCALARTLTKPSILDRFDLDPDNSIVEVIVPDEFHGKTVAELQLRNRYGLNLLAVSHDGKFQINPDPYKRLERGSAMVVIGRNKDINRLPI; encoded by the coding sequence GTGAATCTTGCATCGTTAGGATTTTTTCGCAGTTTACGTAGAGATAACCACCAGTTTGCCGTAATTGGGTTAGGTCGTTTTGGTCGTTCTGTTTGTTCAACACTGCATAAATTCGGCTATCAAGTGTTGGCCACAGATATTGATGAAAAACGAGTAGCAGCAGCCTTAACTGAAGAGATAGTTGGTCACGCTTTACAACTAGACTCAACTGAACCAGCCGCACTCAAAGAAGCGGGAATTTATGAATTTGATACGGTGATCATCGCTATTGGTAACTACGTTCAGGAAAGTATCATTACTACTTTAAATGTTAAAGAGGGTGGTGTACCTCATGTAGTTGCTAAAGCTTCTAGTGAGGTACACCATAAACTGCTGAAGCGTGTAGGCGCAGATCATGTTGTTTTTCCGGAATATGAAGCAGGTTGTGCTTTAGCACGTACACTTACCAAACCATCAATATTAGATAGATTTGACCTTGATCCAGATAATAGTATTGTGGAAGTAATTGTCCCCGATGAATTTCATGGCAAAACTGTTGCAGAACTCCAACTACGTAACCGTTATGGTTTGAATTTGTTAGCTGTAAGTCATGATGGCAAATTTCAAATTAATCCTGATCCCTACAAACGTCTAGAACGTGGTTCAGCAATGGTAGTAATTGGCCGGAATAAAGATATTAATCGGTTGCCAATATAA
- a CDS encoding methyltransferase domain-containing protein, producing MSATLYQRIQQFYDASSGLWEQIWGEHMHHGYYGVDGREKKDRRQAQIDLIEELLSWAGVETAENILDVGCGIGGSSLYLAEKFHAQATGITLSPVQAARATERAKELHLSERSQFLVANAQAMPFDDHTFDLVWSLESGEHMPDKTKFMQECYRVLKPGGTFIMVTWCHRPTDELPLSADEQKHLEDIYRVYCLPYVISLPEYEAIARQLPLNNIRTADWSQAVAPFWNIVIDSAITPQAIFGLLRAGWGTIQGALSLGLMSRGYERGLIKFGLLCGNK from the coding sequence ATGAGTGCAACACTTTACCAGCGAATCCAGCAATTTTACGATGCTTCCTCTGGGCTGTGGGAGCAGATTTGGGGCGAACATATGCACCACGGCTATTACGGTGTGGATGGTAGGGAAAAAAAAGATCGTCGTCAAGCACAAATTGATTTAATCGAAGAACTGCTGAGTTGGGCAGGGGTAGAGACAGCAGAAAACATTTTAGATGTAGGCTGTGGTATTGGTGGTAGTTCTCTCTACTTAGCAGAAAAGTTTCATGCTCAGGCTACAGGGATTACTTTGAGTCCAGTACAAGCGGCTAGAGCTACGGAACGTGCCAAAGAATTACATTTGAGTGAAAGAAGTCAGTTTCTTGTGGCAAATGCTCAAGCTATGCCTTTTGATGATCATACTTTTGACTTGGTTTGGTCACTGGAAAGTGGTGAACATATGCCAGATAAAACCAAGTTTATGCAAGAGTGCTACCGAGTGTTAAAACCGGGCGGTACATTCATTATGGTGACTTGGTGTCATCGTCCTACTGATGAATTACCTCTATCAGCAGACGAACAAAAGCACTTAGAGGATATTTATCGAGTGTATTGTTTACCCTATGTGATTTCCTTGCCGGAGTATGAAGCGATCGCTCGTCAATTACCATTAAATAATATTCGCACTGCTGATTGGTCGCAAGCTGTTGCCCCATTTTGGAACATAGTTATAGATTCCGCCATTACTCCCCAAGCAATATTCGGGTTACTGCGGGCTGGTTGGGGTACGATTCAAGGGGCGTTATCACTGGGTTTGATGAGTCGCGGTTATGAGCGGGGGTTAATTAAGTTTGGTTTATTGTGCGGGAATAAGTAG
- a CDS encoding TrkH family potassium uptake protein, with the protein MTVSRTICLGFLAVITVGTILLMMPFSTSSGNWNDPIVALFTSTSAVCVTGLAVVDTGTYFSFWGQLFILMLAQIGGLGYMTTTTFLILLIGRRFDLRQKVAIQQALDRPGMSGSTQVIRSIIATTLIFEITGIFLLMPAFVADYGWNQGIWLAVFHSINAWNNAGFSLFPDSLIRYQSSWLVVLTITFLIIAGGIGYQVILETYIWLRDRLLKKKATLVFSLDFKVATSTTMILLFLGTVAFLCIEIRNPETFGNQSLSHQLLLAWFQSVTPRTAGFNTIDIGKMTTAGLFITITLMFIGASPGGTGGGMKTTTLRVLTSCTKSILQGKEEVLLYERKIAISLILKAVGVLVGSVATVMLATILIAVTDPKLDFIEILFETVSAFATVGLSTGITGTVSTVAKFILIITMYVGRVGVLLLMSAILGDPRPTRIHYPEENLLVG; encoded by the coding sequence ATGACTGTTTCTCGCACAATTTGTTTAGGATTTCTAGCTGTCATCACCGTAGGAACTATCTTATTGATGATGCCCTTTTCCACTAGCAGTGGTAATTGGAATGATCCGATTGTGGCATTGTTTACATCTACATCCGCAGTTTGTGTTACTGGTTTAGCAGTAGTTGATACTGGTACTTATTTTTCTTTTTGGGGTCAGTTATTTATTTTGATGTTGGCTCAAATTGGCGGATTAGGCTACATGACAACCACTACCTTTTTGATTTTGCTAATTGGACGCAGGTTTGACTTACGCCAAAAAGTTGCTATTCAACAAGCTTTAGACCGACCAGGAATGAGTGGTAGCACCCAAGTTATCCGTTCTATTATTGCCACTACTCTGATTTTCGAGATTACCGGAATATTCTTATTAATGCCAGCTTTTGTTGCTGATTATGGATGGAATCAAGGCATTTGGTTAGCGGTTTTTCATAGTATCAATGCTTGGAATAATGCTGGATTTAGTTTGTTTCCAGATAGTTTAATCAGATATCAATCATCTTGGTTAGTAGTTTTGACAATCACTTTTTTAATTATTGCCGGAGGTATTGGTTATCAAGTAATTTTAGAAACATATATTTGGTTGCGCGATCGCTTGCTGAAAAAAAAGGCGACTTTAGTTTTTTCTTTAGACTTTAAAGTTGCCACTAGCACAACAATGATACTTTTATTTTTGGGGACAGTTGCATTTTTATGTATAGAAATCAGAAACCCCGAAACCTTTGGTAATCAAAGTCTCAGCCACCAATTACTACTTGCTTGGTTTCAGTCAGTTACTCCCAGAACTGCTGGTTTTAATACCATAGATATAGGCAAAATGACAACGGCTGGTTTATTTATCACCATTACTCTCATGTTTATCGGTGCAAGTCCTGGTGGAACCGGAGGCGGCATGAAAACCACTACATTAAGAGTTCTTACCAGTTGTACTAAATCAATTCTTCAAGGTAAAGAAGAGGTTTTATTATACGAGCGCAAAATAGCAATATCTTTAATTTTGAAAGCTGTTGGTGTTTTAGTTGGTTCTGTAGCTACTGTAATGTTAGCAACTATTTTAATCGCTGTTACAGACCCCAAACTAGACTTTATTGAAATTTTGTTTGAAACAGTTTCAGCTTTTGCTACAGTCGGACTTTCAACTGGTATTACAGGTACTGTATCCACCGTAGCTAAATTCATTTTAATTATCACCATGTACGTAGGAAGAGTAGGTGTTTTACTCCTAATGTCCGCTATTTTAGGCGATCCTCGTCCCACTAGAATCCACTATCCAGAAGAAAACTTACTTGTAGGATAG